The stretch of DNA TCCGATGATGATTATCTGCGGCTAAAGAAAGAGTATCTCGGCGAGAAAGAGCGGTTAGAGGGTTTGCAAAAAAGCACCTCCTCTATCATAGTGGACTGGTTAGCCAGAGCCGAAAAGGTGCTTGACTTCGCAGTACGGGCCGAGGGATTATTTAAGTCGTGTGACCTGGAAGTGAAGAAGCAAATCCTGCTGTTTTTGGGATCTAACTTTATTTTGCGGGGTAACACCCTGGAATTAAAAGTAAGCATGGCCCTAGCTAACATAAATGACCTCGAAAAGGTGTTAGCTTCTCGAGGCCATTCTACGGCACCCATCAAACATCTTGACACACAACAACTTACAGATGTTCAAAAAAGTTCTATTATTAAGGGATGGGGTGGATGAGGGGATTCGAACCCCCGACCTTCGGATCCACAATCCGACGTTCTAACCAGCTGAACTACATCCACCGCGATACTAAGGGATTTGTGACTTGATTATTGGGATTAGGTCTTTGTTTTGCTGTATTTTAGATTTTAGGCTTTTTCTCAGCCCGCATATCATTTTGCTGATGTCGGTGCAGGTGCTGATCCTACATTCGGAACTTAAATTATCCAGATAATTTAAGTCTCGTATTTTATATAGCCAGTTCTCTGTTTCTGCCGTACTTCGTCGGGCAATATCCAGATAGTTAACGTATTCTTTGGTGGAAGCTGTGTTAAACCCCTCAGATATATTGGCGCTGACGGACCCGCTGCTGCGCAATATCTGATCGGATATTATTTTTGCCGCTCTGGTTGAAGGGTACTTTTCAACATCAACCGTGAGGTCTAAAAACAGCCTGTGGGCTTTTTGCCATACTTCCAGCTCGGTAAAACTTTTCACTCCGCTCCTCCCATAATT from bacterium encodes:
- a CDS encoding four helix bundle protein, whose translation is MKSFTELEVWQKAHRLFLDLTVDVEKYPSTRAAKIISDQILRSSGSVSANISEGFNTASTKEYVNYLDIARRSTAETENWLYKIRDLNYLDNLSSECRISTCTDISKMICGLRKSLKSKIQQNKDLIPIIKSQIP